A genomic segment from Frateuria edaphi encodes:
- a CDS encoding F0F1 ATP synthase subunit delta, whose protein sequence is MAQAITLARPYARAAFELAHEAGTLGEWSQAFGFAAAVAKDPRVAALVGDPRVQPMQLVALHLPQGMAADTAFAQFLKTLAEQRRLALLPEVADLYEEHKREAGSQLKVKVTSAMALDATQAEQLKASLKRRFKREIELEAKVDPALLGGVVIDTGSEVIDGSARGRLQRLASVLAS, encoded by the coding sequence ATGGCCCAGGCAATCACGCTCGCCCGTCCGTACGCGCGCGCCGCCTTCGAGCTGGCGCACGAGGCCGGCACGCTCGGCGAATGGTCGCAGGCCTTCGGCTTCGCCGCGGCGGTCGCGAAGGATCCGCGCGTGGCCGCGCTGGTCGGCGATCCGCGCGTGCAACCGATGCAACTGGTAGCGCTGCATCTTCCGCAGGGCATGGCTGCAGACACCGCGTTCGCGCAGTTCCTCAAGACGCTCGCCGAACAGCGCCGCCTGGCGCTGCTGCCGGAAGTGGCGGATCTGTACGAGGAGCACAAGCGCGAGGCGGGCTCCCAGCTGAAGGTCAAGGTGACCAGCGCGATGGCGCTGGATGCCACGCAGGCCGAGCAGCTGAAGGCGTCGCTCAAGCGCCGCTTCAAGCGCGAGATCGAACTGGAAGCCAAGGTCGATCCAGCCTTGCTCGGCGGTGTGGTGATCGATACCGGCAGCGAGGTGATCGACGGCTCCGCACGCGGTCGCCTGCAGCGTCTGGCCAGCGTCCTGGCGAGTTGA
- the atpE gene encoding F0F1 ATP synthase subunit C, with translation MEAIVQIAQIQGFTAIALGLIIGLGALGACIGIGVMGSKFLEAAARQPELVPLLQGRMFLLAGLIDAAFLIGVALAMYFAVANPLLAALTAK, from the coding sequence GTGGAAGCTATCGTTCAAATCGCGCAAATCCAGGGTTTCACCGCCATCGCGCTGGGCCTGATCATCGGCCTGGGCGCCCTCGGCGCCTGTATCGGCATCGGCGTCATGGGTTCGAAGTTCCTGGAAGCCGCTGCCCGCCAGCCGGAACTGGTGCCGCTGCTGCAGGGCCGCATGTTCCTGCTCGCCGGTCTGATCGACGCGGCGTTCCTGATCGGCGTGGCGCTTGCGATGTACTTCGCGGTGGCCAATCCGCTGCTGGCGGCCCTGACGGCGAAGTAA
- the atpB gene encoding F0F1 ATP synthase subunit A: protein MASEPQGGLTEYISHHLKHLTPHTSPEGFWAVHIDSVTVSLVLGVLFCLWFWAKARKATAGVPGKGQAFVEIVLEFVDGQVKDVFHGDRRVLGPLALTVFVWVFLMNAMDLLPVDLLPWITEKFGIGHFRAVPTADINMTFAMSLTVLILIIFYSFKAKGFSGYMHEMFTAPFGKHPLLWIPNFALNLVELLSKPVSLAMRLFGNMYAGELVFMLIAGLFTAGSWALYGMGIIGYTVWGIFHILIISIQAFIFMVLTVVYISMAHDHH from the coding sequence ATGGCAAGCGAGCCGCAGGGCGGTCTTACCGAATACATCTCCCACCACCTCAAGCACCTGACTCCGCATACGAGTCCGGAAGGCTTCTGGGCGGTGCACATCGATTCGGTCACGGTGTCGCTGGTGCTCGGCGTCCTGTTCTGCCTTTGGTTCTGGGCGAAGGCGCGCAAGGCGACGGCCGGCGTGCCGGGCAAGGGTCAGGCGTTTGTCGAGATCGTGCTCGAGTTCGTCGACGGCCAGGTCAAGGACGTGTTCCACGGCGACCGCCGCGTGCTGGGCCCGCTCGCGTTGACCGTGTTCGTCTGGGTGTTCCTGATGAACGCGATGGACCTGCTGCCGGTTGATCTGTTGCCCTGGATCACCGAAAAGTTCGGCATCGGCCACTTCCGTGCCGTGCCCACGGCCGACATCAACATGACGTTCGCGATGTCGTTGACCGTGCTGATCCTGATCATTTTCTACAGCTTCAAGGCCAAGGGCTTCAGCGGCTACATGCACGAGATGTTTACCGCGCCGTTCGGCAAACACCCGCTGCTGTGGATCCCCAATTTCGCGCTGAACCTGGTCGAGCTGCTCTCCAAGCCGGTGAGCCTCGCGATGCGACTGTTCGGCAACATGTACGCCGGCGAGCTCGTGTTCATGCTGATTGCCGGGCTGTTCACCGCCGGCAGCTGGGCGCTGTATGGCATGGGCATCATCGGCTACACCGTGTGGGGGATCTTCCACATCCTGATCATCTCGATCCAGGCCTTCATCTTCATGGTGCTGACCGTCGTGTACATCTCGATGGCTCACGACCACCACTGA
- a CDS encoding F0F1 ATP synthase subunit B yields MDFNATLIGEMIAFAILIWFTVQFIWPHINKAIEERQLKIAEGLDAAERARAELRDADSKVAAEIKVARQQAAEIIDRAQQQANQILDKARADAITEINRLKASAQDDIASMAQRAREELREKVGALAVQGATKIVQREIDPSAHKALLDQLATEI; encoded by the coding sequence ATGGATTTCAACGCGACCTTGATCGGCGAAATGATCGCCTTCGCGATCCTGATCTGGTTCACGGTCCAGTTCATCTGGCCGCACATCAACAAGGCTATCGAGGAGCGCCAGCTCAAGATTGCCGAAGGCCTCGACGCCGCCGAGCGCGCCCGCGCCGAGCTGCGCGATGCCGACAGCAAGGTGGCCGCCGAGATCAAGGTGGCGCGCCAGCAGGCTGCCGAGATCATCGATCGCGCCCAGCAGCAGGCCAACCAGATCCTGGACAAGGCCCGCGCCGACGCGATCACCGAGATCAATCGCCTGAAGGCGAGCGCGCAGGACGACATCGCCTCGATGGCCCAGCGTGCCCGCGAGGAGCTGCGCGAGAAGGTCGGCGCGCTTGCCGTGCAGGGCGCCACCAAGATCGTGCAGCGCGAGATCGATCCGTCCGCGCACAAGGCGCTGCTCGACCAGCTCGCCACCGAGATCTGA
- a CDS encoding phasin family protein has translation MNKPFDSQMFAYARQFADNAFKAQALVLKGLEQTVGLQLAALEQHSHAAADFLLTAGEARDPEALRGLWDKGVALSRAQAEQGVALSQNLVAVGRQTVESLGAMVQPLTAANDAVAANAAAARKTSAR, from the coding sequence ATGAACAAGCCGTTCGACTCCCAGATGTTCGCCTACGCCCGCCAGTTCGCCGACAACGCATTCAAGGCACAGGCGCTGGTGCTCAAGGGGCTGGAGCAAACCGTCGGCCTCCAGCTGGCTGCGCTGGAACAGCATTCCCACGCCGCCGCCGATTTCCTGCTCACCGCCGGCGAAGCGCGTGACCCCGAGGCCCTGCGCGGCCTTTGGGACAAGGGCGTGGCGTTGAGCCGTGCGCAGGCCGAACAGGGTGTCGCGTTGAGCCAGAACCTGGTGGCCGTGGGTCGGCAGACGGTCGAGTCGCTCGGCGCGATGGTGCAGCCGCTCACGGCCGCCAACGACGCGGTCGCCGCGAATGCTGCTGCCGCCCGTAAGACGTCAGCCAGGTAA